The following are encoded together in the Syngnathus scovelli strain Florida chromosome 12, RoL_Ssco_1.2, whole genome shotgun sequence genome:
- the mapk8a gene encoding mitogen-activated protein kinase 8 isoform X2 produces the protein MIITLRTLLEQGRTFLDAQRAVIEDFAMNKNKKDKEFYSIDVGDSTFTVLKRYQNLRPIGSGAQGIVCSAYDQVLEKNVAIKKLSRPFQNQTHAKRAFRELVLMKCVNHKNIIGLLNVFTPQKSLEEFQDVYLVMELMDANLCQVIQMELDHERLSYLLYQMLCGIKHLHAAGIIHRDLKPSNIVVKSDCTLKILDFGLARTAATGLLMTPYVVTRYYRAPEVILGMGYQANVDIWSVGCILAEMVRHKILFPGRDYIDQWNKVIEQLGTPSQDFLMKLNQSVRTYVENRPRYAGYTFEKLFPDVLFPADSDHNKLKASQARDLLSKMLVIDASKRISVDEALQHPYINVWYDPAEVEAPPPKVLDKQLDEREHTVEEWKGLIYKEVSDWEEWSKNGVIRGQPSPLGAAVIDSPPQPSSSSSSSSSANDVSSMSTEPTDPSNDPTVTSETDSSLDSHTSLGALACCR, from the exons ATGATCATAACACTGCGGACTCTCTTGGAACAAGGG AGAACATTTTTGGATGCACAGAGAGCAGTGATTGAAGATTTCGCcatgaataaaaacaagaaagacAAAGAGTTCTACAGCATCGACGTCGGAGACTCGACGTTCACGGTGTTAAAACGCTACCAGAACTTGAGACCCATCGGATCGGGAGCGCAGGGAATTGTATG CTCTGCTTACGATCAAGTCCTTGAGAAAAATGTAGCCATCAAGAAGCTGAGCAGACCCTTTCAGAACCAGACGCACGCCAAGAGGGCGTTTAGAGAGCTTGTGCTCATGAAATGTGTCAATCACAAAAAC ATCATCGGTCTGTTAAATGTTTTTACACCCCAAAAATCATTAGAAGAATTTCAAGATGT TTACTTGGTAATGGAGCTGATGGACGCCAACCTGTGCCAGGTCATTCAGATGGAGCTGGACCATGAGAGGCTGTCTTATCTCCTCTATCAGATGCTGTGCGGTATCAAACACCTCCACGCCGCCGGCATCATTCACAGG GATCTCAAGCCCAGCAACATTGTGGTGAAGTCAGACTGCACATTGAAGATTTTGGACTTCGGCCTGGCTCGAACAGCTGCTACGGGTCTCCTCATGACGCCTTACGTGGTGACGCGTTACTACAGAGCCCCCGAAGTCATCCTGGGCATGGGCTACCAAGCCAATG TGGACATTTGGTCTGTGGGCTGCATACTGGCTGAAATGGTTCGCCATAAAATCCTTTTCCCAGGACGGGATT ACATTGACCAGTGGAACAAAGTCATCGAGCAGCTAGGCACTCCGTCGCAGGACTTTCTCATGAAACTGAACCAGTCAGTAAGAACGTACGTGGAAAACAGGCCACGCTACGCCGGATACACCTTTGAGAAACTCTTCCCGGATGTtcttttccccgctgattccgaTCACAACAAACTGAAAG CGAGCCAGGCGAGAGACCTTTTATCTAAGATGTTAGTGATCGATGCCTCTAAGCGCATATCTGTAGATGAGGCCCTGCAGCACCCCTACATCAACGTTTGGTACGACCCAGCTGAAGTGGAGGCG CCACCGCCCAAGGTCCTTGACAAACAGCTGGATGAGCGGGAGCACACTGTGGAGGAGTGGAAAG GGCTGATCTATAAGGAAGTGAGTGACTGGGAGGAGTGGTCAAAAAATGGAGTGATCCGAGGGCAGCCGTCTCCTCTAG GTGCAGCAGTGATCGATAGCCCCCCTCAAccttcctcctcgtcctcctcctcatcatcagccAACGATGTGTCATCCATGTCCACGGAACCCACCGACCCAAGCAACGACCCCACGGTGACCTCGGAAACAGACAGCAGTCTGGATAGCCACACTTCCCTTGGTGCTCTGGCGTGTTGCAGataa
- the mapk8a gene encoding mitogen-activated protein kinase 8 isoform X4: MIITLRTLLEQGRTFLDAQRAVIEDFAMNKNKKDKEFYSIDVGDSTFTVLKRYQNLRPIGSGAQGIVCSAYDQVLEKNVAIKKLSRPFQNQTHAKRAFRELVLMKCVNHKNIIGLLNVFTPQKSLEEFQDVYLVMELMDANLCQVIQMELDHERLSYLLYQMLCGIKHLHAAGIIHRDLKPSNIVVKSDCTLKILDFGLARTAATGLLMTPYVVTRYYRAPEVILGMGYQANVDVWSVGCIVAEMIRGSVLFPGTDHIDQWNKVIEQLGTPSQDFLMKLNQSVRTYVENRPRYAGYTFEKLFPDVLFPADSDHNKLKASQARDLLSKMLVIDASKRISVDEALQHPYINVWYDPAEVEAPPPKVLDKQLDEREHTVEEWKGLIYKEVSDWEEWSKNGVIRGQPSPLAQVQQ, encoded by the exons ATGATCATAACACTGCGGACTCTCTTGGAACAAGGG AGAACATTTTTGGATGCACAGAGAGCAGTGATTGAAGATTTCGCcatgaataaaaacaagaaagacAAAGAGTTCTACAGCATCGACGTCGGAGACTCGACGTTCACGGTGTTAAAACGCTACCAGAACTTGAGACCCATCGGATCGGGAGCGCAGGGAATTGTATG CTCTGCTTACGATCAAGTCCTTGAGAAAAATGTAGCCATCAAGAAGCTGAGCAGACCCTTTCAGAACCAGACGCACGCCAAGAGGGCGTTTAGAGAGCTTGTGCTCATGAAATGTGTCAATCACAAAAAC ATCATCGGTCTGTTAAATGTTTTTACACCCCAAAAATCATTAGAAGAATTTCAAGATGT TTACTTGGTAATGGAGCTGATGGACGCCAACCTGTGCCAGGTCATTCAGATGGAGCTGGACCATGAGAGGCTGTCTTATCTCCTCTATCAGATGCTGTGCGGTATCAAACACCTCCACGCCGCCGGCATCATTCACAGG GATCTCAAGCCCAGCAACATTGTGGTGAAGTCAGACTGCACATTGAAGATTTTGGACTTCGGCCTGGCTCGAACAGCTGCTACGGGTCTCCTCATGACGCCTTACGTGGTGACGCGTTACTACAGAGCCCCCGAAGTCATCCTGGGCATGGGCTACCAAGCCAATG TGGATGTGTGGTCAGTGGGCTGCATAGTGGCTGAGATGATCAGGGGAAGTGTGTTGTTCCCCGGCACTGATC ACATTGACCAGTGGAACAAAGTCATCGAGCAGCTAGGCACTCCGTCGCAGGACTTTCTCATGAAACTGAACCAGTCAGTAAGAACGTACGTGGAAAACAGGCCACGCTACGCCGGATACACCTTTGAGAAACTCTTCCCGGATGTtcttttccccgctgattccgaTCACAACAAACTGAAAG CGAGCCAGGCGAGAGACCTTTTATCTAAGATGTTAGTGATCGATGCCTCTAAGCGCATATCTGTAGATGAGGCCCTGCAGCACCCCTACATCAACGTTTGGTACGACCCAGCTGAAGTGGAGGCG CCACCGCCCAAGGTCCTTGACAAACAGCTGGATGAGCGGGAGCACACTGTGGAGGAGTGGAAAG GGCTGATCTATAAGGAAGTGAGTGACTGGGAGGAGTGGTCAAAAAATGGAGTGATCCGAGGGCAGCCGTCTCCTCTAG CACAGGTGCAGCAGTGA
- the arhgap22a gene encoding rho GTPase-activating protein 22 isoform X2, protein MVFGELSRVSRPCSPLDQEKVLKAGWLKRQRIIMKNWQLRWFVLKAEALYFYKDQNESREQGCIPLKGTQVNELPTNQDEPGRHLFEIVPGGDTERDRNHETFLLMANSESDLEEWVRAIHRAIWAPLGGGIFGQHLEETMLNEGQCGPQRRVPALVERCTCFIRDHGLQEEGLFRAPGQTSHVRELQDAFDRGESLLFDSTDVHTVASLLKLYLRELPEPVIPFTKYAQFLSCAMLLNKDREMGITELGKQVKLLPKVNYDLLEYICRFLDEVQSHSDANKMSVQNLATVFGPNVLRPRVEDPISMMEGSSQVQLLMTVLISEHAKLFQLENTDTNSLLHHNDTPYKAKVEWLKQDATENPAESHTGAELPQETLQPCTLPKDNKLTPSITTSQTDEGDLEKNGVAHTNHKTEASDSPTKQPRVLSAWRCSFKGSSVGPRGNIGGSAGDVSATGGSNWLMNGLSSLRAHRRTTSSGGKLKDAALSLEDSTLKETTARDGEKDTSQRTLHQLHRLSAYDNVAPSTLSLPPQNSIWTAFDISLTEPEDPKQTLSDGTTPMNHELNSAEDDITNMVVELQQELKMQRASFESSIRKLEENCRKHQTQVNKLEEELDQEKKRFYMLEIRFRNSERARQDAEKRNVLLQREMEDFFKTLQDLTTKPNSTGPII, encoded by the exons ATGGTCTTTGGCGAGTTATCTCGGGTCTCCAGGCCTTGCTCCCCTCTTGACCAGGAGAAAGTACTGAAGGCAGGTTGGCTGAAAAGACAACGCATTATCATGAAAAACTGGCAACTACGGTGGTTTGTCCTCAAGGCTGAAGCTTTGTATTTCTACAAAGACCAGAatgagagcagggaacag GGTTGCATTCCTCTCAAAGGCACCCAGGTTAATGAGCTGCCCACCAATCAAGATGAGCCAGGCCGTcatttatttgaaattgttCCAG GGGGTGATACGGAACGTGATCGAAACCATGAAACGTTCCTGCTGATGGCTAACTCTGAAAGTGACTTGGAAGAATGGGTTAGAGCTATACACAGAGCAATATGGGCCCCACTTGGAGGAG GTATCTTCGGCCAGCACTTAGAGGAAACTATGCTTAATGAGGGACAATGTGGTCCCCAGCGAAGGGTGCCGGCGCTGGTTGAGCGCTGTACGTGTTTCATACGTGACCACGGGCTTCAGGAGGAAGGCCTGTTCAGGGCTCCTGGGCAGACCTCTCATGTTCGAGAATTGCAAGATGCGTTTGACCGTGGTGAGAGTTTGCTGTTTGACAG CACTGATGTCCACACGGTAGCATCACTCCTGAAGCTGTATTTACGGGAGCTACCTGAGCCTGTAATACCTTTCACCAAGTATGCACAATTTCTCTCTTGTGCAATGCTACTCAACAAGGACAGAGAAATG ggtATCACAGAGCTTGGCAAGCAGGTGAAATTGCTTCCAAAGGTCAACTACGACCTTCTTGAATACATCTGTAG GTTTCTCGATGAAGTCCAGTCTCATTCTGATGCCAATAAAATGAGCGTCCAGAACCTCGCCACTGTATTCGGACCGAACGTGCTTCGGCCCAGAGTGGAGGATCCGATTTCTATGATGGAAG GGAGTTCTCAGGTGCAACTCCTGATGACCGTCCTGATCAGTGAACACGCCAAACTGTTCCAGCTCGAAAACACCGATACTAATTCTTTGCTGCATCATAATGATACTCCCTATAAAGCCAAAGTGGAATGGCTTAAACAAGATGCTACGGAAAATCCAGCGGAATCTCACACAGGTGCTGAATTACCTCAGGAAACTCTTCAACCTTGTACACTCCCAAAGGACAATAAGCTGACACCATCCATCACTACCTCTCAGACAGATGAAGGTGATCTAGAGAAGAATGGGGTCGCTCACACAAATCACAAAACAGAGGCGAGCGATAGCCCCACTAAGCAGCCAAGAGTCCTTTCTGCTTGGAGGTGCTCTTTTAAGGGCAGTTCCGTGGGGCCGAGGGGAAACATCGGGGGATCAGCGGGGGACGTGTCAGCAACAGGTGGTAGTAACTGGTTGATGAATGGCCTGTCATCCCTGCGAGCACACAGGCGCACCACCTCATCTGGTGGAAAACTAAAAGACGCCGCTCTGTCACTGGAGGATTCAACCCTTAAGGAGACCACAGCAAGAGACGGCGAGAAGGACACCTCTCAGAGAACACTTCACCAGTTGCACAGATTGTCCGCCTATGACAATGTTGCTCCCTCCACGCTAAGTTTGCCGCCTCAAAACTCCATCTGGACTGCTTTTGATATATCACTGACTGAGCCAGAAGACCCTAAACAAACACTCAGTGATGGTACAACACCGATGAATCACGAGCTGAATAGTGCTGAAGATGATATAACAAATATGGTCGTGGAGTTACAGCAAGAGCTGAAGATGCAGAGAGCGAGCTTTGAAAGCAGCATTCGCAA GTTGGAGGAGAACTGCCGTAAACATCAGACCCAAGTAAACAAACTTGAAGAGGAGCTTGACCAGGAGAAAAAGCGATTCTACATGCTGGAGATCCGATTCAGGAACTCGGAGCGAGCGCGGCAAGATGCAGAAAAACGAAATGTTCTACTCCAAAGGGAGATGGAAGACTTCTTTAAAACTTTACAAGACCTGACAACAAAGCCCAACTCGACTGGACCAATCATCTGA
- the mapk8a gene encoding mitogen-activated protein kinase 8 isoform X3: protein MNKNKKDKEFYSIDVGDSTFTVLKRYQNLRPIGSGAQGIVCSAYDQVLEKNVAIKKLSRPFQNQTHAKRAFRELVLMKCVNHKNIIGLLNVFTPQKSLEEFQDVYLVMELMDANLCQVIQMELDHERLSYLLYQMLCGIKHLHAAGIIHRDLKPSNIVVKSDCTLKILDFGLARTAATGLLMTPYVVTRYYRAPEVILGMGYQANVDVWSVGCIVAEMIRGSVLFPGTDHIDQWNKVIEQLGTPSQDFLMKLNQSVRTYVENRPRYAGYTFEKLFPDVLFPADSDHNKLKASQARDLLSKMLVIDASKRISVDEALQHPYINVWYDPAEVEAPPPKVLDKQLDEREHTVEEWKGLIYKEVSDWEEWSKNGVIRGQPSPLGAAVIDSPPQPSSSSSSSSSANDVSSMSTEPTDPSNDPTVTSETDSSLDSHTSLGALACCR from the exons atgaataaaaacaagaaagacAAAGAGTTCTACAGCATCGACGTCGGAGACTCGACGTTCACGGTGTTAAAACGCTACCAGAACTTGAGACCCATCGGATCGGGAGCGCAGGGAATTGTATG CTCTGCTTACGATCAAGTCCTTGAGAAAAATGTAGCCATCAAGAAGCTGAGCAGACCCTTTCAGAACCAGACGCACGCCAAGAGGGCGTTTAGAGAGCTTGTGCTCATGAAATGTGTCAATCACAAAAAC ATCATCGGTCTGTTAAATGTTTTTACACCCCAAAAATCATTAGAAGAATTTCAAGATGT TTACTTGGTAATGGAGCTGATGGACGCCAACCTGTGCCAGGTCATTCAGATGGAGCTGGACCATGAGAGGCTGTCTTATCTCCTCTATCAGATGCTGTGCGGTATCAAACACCTCCACGCCGCCGGCATCATTCACAGG GATCTCAAGCCCAGCAACATTGTGGTGAAGTCAGACTGCACATTGAAGATTTTGGACTTCGGCCTGGCTCGAACAGCTGCTACGGGTCTCCTCATGACGCCTTACGTGGTGACGCGTTACTACAGAGCCCCCGAAGTCATCCTGGGCATGGGCTACCAAGCCAATG TGGATGTGTGGTCAGTGGGCTGCATAGTGGCTGAGATGATCAGGGGAAGTGTGTTGTTCCCCGGCACTGATC ACATTGACCAGTGGAACAAAGTCATCGAGCAGCTAGGCACTCCGTCGCAGGACTTTCTCATGAAACTGAACCAGTCAGTAAGAACGTACGTGGAAAACAGGCCACGCTACGCCGGATACACCTTTGAGAAACTCTTCCCGGATGTtcttttccccgctgattccgaTCACAACAAACTGAAAG CGAGCCAGGCGAGAGACCTTTTATCTAAGATGTTAGTGATCGATGCCTCTAAGCGCATATCTGTAGATGAGGCCCTGCAGCACCCCTACATCAACGTTTGGTACGACCCAGCTGAAGTGGAGGCG CCACCGCCCAAGGTCCTTGACAAACAGCTGGATGAGCGGGAGCACACTGTGGAGGAGTGGAAAG GGCTGATCTATAAGGAAGTGAGTGACTGGGAGGAGTGGTCAAAAAATGGAGTGATCCGAGGGCAGCCGTCTCCTCTAG GTGCAGCAGTGATCGATAGCCCCCCTCAAccttcctcctcgtcctcctcctcatcatcagccAACGATGTGTCATCCATGTCCACGGAACCCACCGACCCAAGCAACGACCCCACGGTGACCTCGGAAACAGACAGCAGTCTGGATAGCCACACTTCCCTTGGTGCTCTGGCGTGTTGCAGataa
- the arhgap22a gene encoding rho GTPase-activating protein 22 isoform X1, which produces MTMLSPKTKQDRRARSKSMVFGELSRVSRPCSPLDQEKVLKAGWLKRQRIIMKNWQLRWFVLKAEALYFYKDQNESREQGCIPLKGTQVNELPTNQDEPGRHLFEIVPGGDTERDRNHETFLLMANSESDLEEWVRAIHRAIWAPLGGGIFGQHLEETMLNEGQCGPQRRVPALVERCTCFIRDHGLQEEGLFRAPGQTSHVRELQDAFDRGESLLFDSSTDVHTVASLLKLYLRELPEPVIPFTKYAQFLSCAMLLNKDREMGITELGKQVKLLPKVNYDLLEYICRFLDEVQSHSDANKMSVQNLATVFGPNVLRPRVEDPISMMEGSSQVQLLMTVLISEHAKLFQLENTDTNSLLHHNDTPYKAKVEWLKQDATENPAESHTGAELPQETLQPCTLPKDNKLTPSITTSQTDEGDLEKNGVAHTNHKTEASDSPTKQPRVLSAWRCSFKGSSVGPRGNIGGSAGDVSATGGSNWLMNGLSSLRAHRRTTSSGGKLKDAALSLEDSTLKETTARDGEKDTSQRTLHQLHRLSAYDNVAPSTLSLPPQNSIWTAFDISLTEPEDPKQTLSDGTTPMNHELNSAEDDITNMVVELQQELKMQRASFESSIRKLEENCRKHQTQVNKLEEELDQEKKRFYMLEIRFRNSERARQDAEKRNVLLQREMEDFFKTLQDLTTKPNSTGPII; this is translated from the exons ATGACCATGCTCAGCCCCAAGACAAAACAGGATCGACGAG CACGTTCTAAGAGCATGGTCTTTGGCGAGTTATCTCGGGTCTCCAGGCCTTGCTCCCCTCTTGACCAGGAGAAAGTACTGAAGGCAGGTTGGCTGAAAAGACAACGCATTATCATGAAAAACTGGCAACTACGGTGGTTTGTCCTCAAGGCTGAAGCTTTGTATTTCTACAAAGACCAGAatgagagcagggaacag GGTTGCATTCCTCTCAAAGGCACCCAGGTTAATGAGCTGCCCACCAATCAAGATGAGCCAGGCCGTcatttatttgaaattgttCCAG GGGGTGATACGGAACGTGATCGAAACCATGAAACGTTCCTGCTGATGGCTAACTCTGAAAGTGACTTGGAAGAATGGGTTAGAGCTATACACAGAGCAATATGGGCCCCACTTGGAGGAG GTATCTTCGGCCAGCACTTAGAGGAAACTATGCTTAATGAGGGACAATGTGGTCCCCAGCGAAGGGTGCCGGCGCTGGTTGAGCGCTGTACGTGTTTCATACGTGACCACGGGCTTCAGGAGGAAGGCCTGTTCAGGGCTCCTGGGCAGACCTCTCATGTTCGAGAATTGCAAGATGCGTTTGACCGTGGTGAGAGTTTGCTGTTTGACAG TAGCACTGATGTCCACACGGTAGCATCACTCCTGAAGCTGTATTTACGGGAGCTACCTGAGCCTGTAATACCTTTCACCAAGTATGCACAATTTCTCTCTTGTGCAATGCTACTCAACAAGGACAGAGAAATG ggtATCACAGAGCTTGGCAAGCAGGTGAAATTGCTTCCAAAGGTCAACTACGACCTTCTTGAATACATCTGTAG GTTTCTCGATGAAGTCCAGTCTCATTCTGATGCCAATAAAATGAGCGTCCAGAACCTCGCCACTGTATTCGGACCGAACGTGCTTCGGCCCAGAGTGGAGGATCCGATTTCTATGATGGAAG GGAGTTCTCAGGTGCAACTCCTGATGACCGTCCTGATCAGTGAACACGCCAAACTGTTCCAGCTCGAAAACACCGATACTAATTCTTTGCTGCATCATAATGATACTCCCTATAAAGCCAAAGTGGAATGGCTTAAACAAGATGCTACGGAAAATCCAGCGGAATCTCACACAGGTGCTGAATTACCTCAGGAAACTCTTCAACCTTGTACACTCCCAAAGGACAATAAGCTGACACCATCCATCACTACCTCTCAGACAGATGAAGGTGATCTAGAGAAGAATGGGGTCGCTCACACAAATCACAAAACAGAGGCGAGCGATAGCCCCACTAAGCAGCCAAGAGTCCTTTCTGCTTGGAGGTGCTCTTTTAAGGGCAGTTCCGTGGGGCCGAGGGGAAACATCGGGGGATCAGCGGGGGACGTGTCAGCAACAGGTGGTAGTAACTGGTTGATGAATGGCCTGTCATCCCTGCGAGCACACAGGCGCACCACCTCATCTGGTGGAAAACTAAAAGACGCCGCTCTGTCACTGGAGGATTCAACCCTTAAGGAGACCACAGCAAGAGACGGCGAGAAGGACACCTCTCAGAGAACACTTCACCAGTTGCACAGATTGTCCGCCTATGACAATGTTGCTCCCTCCACGCTAAGTTTGCCGCCTCAAAACTCCATCTGGACTGCTTTTGATATATCACTGACTGAGCCAGAAGACCCTAAACAAACACTCAGTGATGGTACAACACCGATGAATCACGAGCTGAATAGTGCTGAAGATGATATAACAAATATGGTCGTGGAGTTACAGCAAGAGCTGAAGATGCAGAGAGCGAGCTTTGAAAGCAGCATTCGCAA GTTGGAGGAGAACTGCCGTAAACATCAGACCCAAGTAAACAAACTTGAAGAGGAGCTTGACCAGGAGAAAAAGCGATTCTACATGCTGGAGATCCGATTCAGGAACTCGGAGCGAGCGCGGCAAGATGCAGAAAAACGAAATGTTCTACTCCAAAGGGAGATGGAAGACTTCTTTAAAACTTTACAAGACCTGACAACAAAGCCCAACTCGACTGGACCAATCATCTGA
- the mapk8a gene encoding mitogen-activated protein kinase 8 isoform X1 — protein MIITLRTLLEQGRTFLDAQRAVIEDFAMNKNKKDKEFYSIDVGDSTFTVLKRYQNLRPIGSGAQGIVCSAYDQVLEKNVAIKKLSRPFQNQTHAKRAFRELVLMKCVNHKNIIGLLNVFTPQKSLEEFQDVYLVMELMDANLCQVIQMELDHERLSYLLYQMLCGIKHLHAAGIIHRDLKPSNIVVKSDCTLKILDFGLARTAATGLLMTPYVVTRYYRAPEVILGMGYQANVDVWSVGCIVAEMIRGSVLFPGTDHIDQWNKVIEQLGTPSQDFLMKLNQSVRTYVENRPRYAGYTFEKLFPDVLFPADSDHNKLKASQARDLLSKMLVIDASKRISVDEALQHPYINVWYDPAEVEAPPPKVLDKQLDEREHTVEEWKGLIYKEVSDWEEWSKNGVIRGQPSPLGAAVIDSPPQPSSSSSSSSSANDVSSMSTEPTDPSNDPTVTSETDSSLDSHTSLGALACCR, from the exons ATGATCATAACACTGCGGACTCTCTTGGAACAAGGG AGAACATTTTTGGATGCACAGAGAGCAGTGATTGAAGATTTCGCcatgaataaaaacaagaaagacAAAGAGTTCTACAGCATCGACGTCGGAGACTCGACGTTCACGGTGTTAAAACGCTACCAGAACTTGAGACCCATCGGATCGGGAGCGCAGGGAATTGTATG CTCTGCTTACGATCAAGTCCTTGAGAAAAATGTAGCCATCAAGAAGCTGAGCAGACCCTTTCAGAACCAGACGCACGCCAAGAGGGCGTTTAGAGAGCTTGTGCTCATGAAATGTGTCAATCACAAAAAC ATCATCGGTCTGTTAAATGTTTTTACACCCCAAAAATCATTAGAAGAATTTCAAGATGT TTACTTGGTAATGGAGCTGATGGACGCCAACCTGTGCCAGGTCATTCAGATGGAGCTGGACCATGAGAGGCTGTCTTATCTCCTCTATCAGATGCTGTGCGGTATCAAACACCTCCACGCCGCCGGCATCATTCACAGG GATCTCAAGCCCAGCAACATTGTGGTGAAGTCAGACTGCACATTGAAGATTTTGGACTTCGGCCTGGCTCGAACAGCTGCTACGGGTCTCCTCATGACGCCTTACGTGGTGACGCGTTACTACAGAGCCCCCGAAGTCATCCTGGGCATGGGCTACCAAGCCAATG TGGATGTGTGGTCAGTGGGCTGCATAGTGGCTGAGATGATCAGGGGAAGTGTGTTGTTCCCCGGCACTGATC ACATTGACCAGTGGAACAAAGTCATCGAGCAGCTAGGCACTCCGTCGCAGGACTTTCTCATGAAACTGAACCAGTCAGTAAGAACGTACGTGGAAAACAGGCCACGCTACGCCGGATACACCTTTGAGAAACTCTTCCCGGATGTtcttttccccgctgattccgaTCACAACAAACTGAAAG CGAGCCAGGCGAGAGACCTTTTATCTAAGATGTTAGTGATCGATGCCTCTAAGCGCATATCTGTAGATGAGGCCCTGCAGCACCCCTACATCAACGTTTGGTACGACCCAGCTGAAGTGGAGGCG CCACCGCCCAAGGTCCTTGACAAACAGCTGGATGAGCGGGAGCACACTGTGGAGGAGTGGAAAG GGCTGATCTATAAGGAAGTGAGTGACTGGGAGGAGTGGTCAAAAAATGGAGTGATCCGAGGGCAGCCGTCTCCTCTAG GTGCAGCAGTGATCGATAGCCCCCCTCAAccttcctcctcgtcctcctcctcatcatcagccAACGATGTGTCATCCATGTCCACGGAACCCACCGACCCAAGCAACGACCCCACGGTGACCTCGGAAACAGACAGCAGTCTGGATAGCCACACTTCCCTTGGTGCTCTGGCGTGTTGCAGataa